One Tunturibacter gelidoferens genomic region harbors:
- a CDS encoding glucose 1-dehydrogenase, producing the protein MPITSANIFESFRLDNKVALVTGSASGLGAAIAIALSQAGAAVACHGNRRAATETAEAIGKNAAAFRANLSSTNGAEDLFTQVKERFGRVDILINNAGTILRAAAEEVTLEDWQQVLQVNLTSVFQLSQLAARDMISRGGLGTSCGKIVNIASLLSFQGGIRVPAYAASKGGVAQLTKALANEWAPKGIQVNAIAPGYFATTNTEALQADEARNRQILERIPAARWGQPEDIAGAALYLSSPASNYVTGTVLTVDGGWMGR; encoded by the coding sequence TAGCACTCGTTACCGGCTCGGCCAGCGGGCTCGGCGCAGCCATCGCCATCGCACTCTCGCAAGCGGGGGCCGCGGTCGCGTGCCACGGCAATCGCCGCGCCGCCACCGAGACCGCCGAAGCCATAGGCAAAAATGCCGCAGCCTTTCGCGCCAATCTCTCCTCCACCAACGGTGCCGAAGATCTCTTCACCCAAGTCAAAGAAAGATTTGGCCGCGTCGACATCCTGATCAACAACGCCGGAACCATTCTCCGAGCCGCTGCTGAAGAGGTCACCCTTGAAGATTGGCAGCAAGTCCTGCAGGTCAATCTCACGAGCGTCTTTCAACTCTCCCAGCTCGCGGCTCGCGACATGATCTCGCGCGGCGGCCTTGGCACAAGCTGCGGCAAAATCGTCAATATCGCCTCCCTCCTGAGCTTTCAGGGAGGCATTCGCGTACCCGCCTACGCCGCCAGCAAAGGCGGAGTCGCCCAGCTCACCAAGGCGCTCGCCAACGAGTGGGCTCCCAAAGGCATTCAGGTCAACGCCATCGCACCCGGCTACTTCGCCACCACCAATACCGAGGCCCTTCAGGCCGACGAAGCCCGCAACCGCCAGATCCTCGAGCGCATCCCCGCCGCCCGCTGGGGCCAACCCGAAGACATCGCCGGCGCCGCCCTCTACCTCAGCTCTCCCGCCAGCAACTACGTCACCGGCACTGTTCTCACCGTCGACGGCGGCTGGATGGGCAGATAA